The DNA segment TTATTTTCGATGTTCTCACTGAATGTCATGGCTGATGTTGTTATTAATGGGACACGCATTGTCTTTAATGCAAAAGACAAGGAGTCGACAGTACAGCTAAAAAACCGGGGGAGTCATCCTTATCTTTTACAAATATGGATGGACGATGGTAACCCACGGGCAAAACCTGGAGAAGTCACGGTTCCATTTCTCATTACGCCCCCTGTGGTTCGAATCGACCCGGCGAAAGGACAGGCTGTGCGAATCATGGCGACAAATCCAGCATTGCCGCGGGACAGAGAGTCTCTTTTTTGGTTTAACATGCTGGAGATTCCGCCAAAAGCACAGGCTGCGACGTCGGGGAATACACGTATGCAGTTGGCATTTCGAACCCGTATTAAATTGTTCTACCGTCCGGATAATCTGCAGCCAACACCATTACAGTCATATAAAGAACTAAAACTATCCCTGCAAGGGAACAATATAAAAGTTGTCAACGACTCTCCTTATTACATCACCTTTAGTAAGGTTGAGATTCGTAAGACAAAAGAGTCCGAAGTCTTAGCATCTGTAGAGAACTTTCCACAACGGATGGTCAATCCTAAAAGTGAAATAGTCTTCCCCCTCGCTAATAAAAAGTCAGCAAGGTTAAGTGATGCTTCATTTTTTTACAGTGTAATAAATGATTATGGTGGAGAAACAACAAATGAGCATAAATTACAAAATAGCCCATAATGCTATTTCTTGTTCTCTGAGACTCACCCGCGTTGCTCAATTCATTGTCTTTTCTTTCGTATCCGTTCAGGTTGCTTTCGCTGACACTGATGACGTGCAATTTAATAGTGATTTTTTGCGTTCAGCGATTGATGTGAGTAATTATTCACGGGGGAATCCTGTCCCGCAGGGACAATATCATGTTGATCTTTATGTGAATGATAAGTGGAAAGGACGCGGCGAAGTTAAATTTGAAAACGACAAAAGTAATCCTCTCGTCGCCAGACCTTGCTTTACGTTAACGCTGGTCTCCATGCTGGGTATCGATATTGATAAAATTGAACCAGAAATGCGTCAGTTGCTCAAAAATGATGACAGCTGCGTACGTATTAATGATATTTCTCCCGATTTAACAGCCTATTACGATGTGACATCGCAGCGTATTAATGTGCAGGCGCCTCAGGTATGGCTACTTCGCCAGGTTCGCGGCTATGTGAATCCGGAATTATGGGATAACGGCATCCCTGCAGCGACGCTGCAATATGATTACAACGCATGGCATGCCGATATGTCCGGATCGGATGCCATGTCTTCCCAGTATTTAGGTCTGATGGGGGGACTCAATTGGGAGGCGTGGCGCTTACGCTATCGCGGTATTTTTAACTGGAATAATGATAAGGGCTGGCAATATGACTCAACCAGCACTTACCTTGAACGCGGCATTATCCCGTTACGCAGTAAGCTGGTGATGGGTGATTCCACCACCGATGGTCAGGTTTTTGACAGCGTTGGTTTTCGCGGCGTGATGCTGACTTCAGACGATCGTATGTATGAGGATTCACAGCGTGGATATGCGCCGGTCATTACTGGCGTGGCCAACACGAACGCTCTGGTCAGCGTCAGTCAGCGCGGCGTGCGCATTTACCAATCGACCGTCCCGCCTGGCGCGTTCCGTATTGATGATCTGTACCCCAACGGCACGGGCGGCGATCTGCTGGTTACCGTTAAAGAGGCAGACGGAAGTGAGCACAGCTTTACCGTCACCTACGCCTCTATCGCTGAATTACTGCGTCCGGGAACCAGTCGCTATTCGCTGATGGCCGGGCGCTATCGAAATTCCTCCGTTAATGAAAAGCCGCAGATTGCGATGGGGACGTTTCGTCACGGTTTCACCAACCTGTTGACGACTTACACCGGGGCCATTGGAGGGGAAGATTATCAATCTGTCGCCGGCGGTGTCGCGCTCAATACCCCTGTTGGCGCCCTTTCTGCTGATATCACGCATGCTCGCACGACGCTTGCGGATGACAGTAAACGTGAAGGCCAAAGCATCCGTTTTTCATTTGCCAAGATCTTACCTGTCGTGGATACCAACATCACGCTGGCGAGCTATCGCTATTCCAGTTCGGGTTATTACGATATTGATGACGCAATGCTGATGCGTGACTTAGAGCGAACGAATAAAGGCGCCTATTCCAGCAGTATCAACCGTAAAAATCGGCTGCAGCTCAGCGCGACGCAAACCATTTCAGATACGCTCGGGAGTATTAACGTCAGCGCCAGTACCCAGGATTACTGGAATAAAAGCGGACGCGATACCGAATATCAATTGGGCTATACGAATGCGTTTAAGTGGTTCAACTTTAACCTCAATGCCAGTCGTACCCGCGATCTGGTTAAAGACAAGTGGGACAACAAAATCGCAATTGGCATCTCTTTACCGTTAGGGAATAGTGCGCGCTCAGCTTATCTCAGCTCCACCTATGTCCAGGAGAGCGGGCATCGGGGACTGCAAAACTCAATCGCCGGAACTTCCGGAGAAAACCGCCAGTATAACTGGAGCGCGTTTGCCAATCAGGATCATTACGATCATAGCAGCAGTAAAACCACCGGTGGGGCCAGTGGAAGCTGGACGTCACCCTGGACCACCATGGGGGGCAACTTCTCTGCGGGTCAGGGTTATCAACAGTATGGTATGAACCTCTCTGGCGGTGCTATTGCCTGGCAAAACGGCGTTGTACTGACGCCGATCATGGGTGACACCATGGCGGTTATCGAAGCCGAGCATGCCGGAGGCGCGAAGATTGCGAACAACAGCAGCCTCAGCCTTAACCGTAGCGGTAATGCCGCTGTGCCTTATCTCTCCCCGTATCGCCAGAACACCATCGAACTCGATCCGAAAGGGTTATCGAATGATGTCTCCCTGGACGTCACCAGTCAGAACAGCGTGCCTACCGCAGGCGCGGTGGTATTGATGAAATACGCAACGGACAAGGGATATTCGGTTCTTTTTACCCTTCAACATACCGGCGAGCTGCTGCCGTTTGGCGCAGATGTCGTGGATGAGCGTGGCAATATTGTTGGTTATATCGCCCAGGGTGGACAAAGTTTCGCTCGCGTTAAGAATCTGTCGGGCACATTACGCGTGAAATGGGGAAGTGCTGCAGGTCAGGAATGCCAGTTCAGCTACCGCTTATCAGAACAAGAAAGTACGAATGCCGCCGATTTACGTCGCGCTGACGCGGTATGCCAGTCATTAAGGAGTGAAAAATGAAATCTATCGTAACGGGAGTCGTACTCTCTTTTTTGACACTGGTCGCGATGTGCGGCGTGGCGCGTGCCGACGGGACATGGGTAAATTGTGATCGTACTAATGGCTACTACCAGTACTTTGACTCGACGACCATCCAGGTGGGTAAAGACGCTGCAGTAGGGGACTTACTGGGAAACTGGGTAACCTCATACAACCCAACAGCCTGGACCTGCTCTCATCGAACCAACTACCAGAGTTATGCTATCCCGATGGCCGTACAGGGATACCCTCCCTATACCATTTGGGGCACCACCCAGGTTGATGGACAAAGTTACAATGTCTATA comes from the Citrobacter amalonaticus genome and includes:
- a CDS encoding molecular chaperone — translated: MLKILSSGMVLLFSMFSLNVMADVVINGTRIVFNAKDKESTVQLKNRGSHPYLLQIWMDDGNPRAKPGEVTVPFLITPPVVRIDPAKGQAVRIMATNPALPRDRESLFWFNMLEIPPKAQAATSGNTRMQLAFRTRIKLFYRPDNLQPTPLQSYKELKLSLQGNNIKVVNDSPYYITFSKVEIRKTKESEVLASVENFPQRMVNPKSEIVFPLANKKSARLSDASFFYSVINDYGGETTNEHKLQNSP
- a CDS encoding fimbria/pilus outer membrane usher protein, which codes for MSINYKIAHNAISCSLRLTRVAQFIVFSFVSVQVAFADTDDVQFNSDFLRSAIDVSNYSRGNPVPQGQYHVDLYVNDKWKGRGEVKFENDKSNPLVARPCFTLTLVSMLGIDIDKIEPEMRQLLKNDDSCVRINDISPDLTAYYDVTSQRINVQAPQVWLLRQVRGYVNPELWDNGIPAATLQYDYNAWHADMSGSDAMSSQYLGLMGGLNWEAWRLRYRGIFNWNNDKGWQYDSTSTYLERGIIPLRSKLVMGDSTTDGQVFDSVGFRGVMLTSDDRMYEDSQRGYAPVITGVANTNALVSVSQRGVRIYQSTVPPGAFRIDDLYPNGTGGDLLVTVKEADGSEHSFTVTYASIAELLRPGTSRYSLMAGRYRNSSVNEKPQIAMGTFRHGFTNLLTTYTGAIGGEDYQSVAGGVALNTPVGALSADITHARTTLADDSKREGQSIRFSFAKILPVVDTNITLASYRYSSSGYYDIDDAMLMRDLERTNKGAYSSSINRKNRLQLSATQTISDTLGSINVSASTQDYWNKSGRDTEYQLGYTNAFKWFNFNLNASRTRDLVKDKWDNKIAIGISLPLGNSARSAYLSSTYVQESGHRGLQNSIAGTSGENRQYNWSAFANQDHYDHSSSKTTGGASGSWTSPWTTMGGNFSAGQGYQQYGMNLSGGAIAWQNGVVLTPIMGDTMAVIEAEHAGGAKIANNSSLSLNRSGNAAVPYLSPYRQNTIELDPKGLSNDVSLDVTSQNSVPTAGAVVLMKYATDKGYSVLFTLQHTGELLPFGADVVDERGNIVGYIAQGGQSFARVKNLSGTLRVKWGSAAGQECQFSYRLSEQESTNAADLRRADAVCQSLRSEK